The Benincasa hispida cultivar B227 chromosome 11, ASM972705v1, whole genome shotgun sequence genome has a segment encoding these proteins:
- the LOC120091390 gene encoding transcription repressor OFP15-like, giving the protein MLTKKKKMMMMMRLPSLFKYSSGPDDKSTFPWPSCRQPRTLSFRTTTTAPVAAAATDSSDSFFTLSSESSGSLSTASECSGGDPIERMIQELRSAKRLRFEPTGKSSSIVEEETVSAPLNEGTRVMSMDSDDPYSDFRKSMEEMVEAHGMKDWESLEELLSWYLRVNGKKNHGFILGAFVDLLVSLAMAAASSSSSCSSSSSSLCCCSSSSSLPCVSSSMEIEEITSLDEHHHHVFS; this is encoded by the coding sequence ATGttaacgaagaagaagaagatgatgatgatgatgaggcTGCCGTCTCTCTTCAAATATTCTTCAGGACCAGACGACAAGTCAACTTTTCCCTGGCCGTCATGTCGGCAGCCAAGAACCCTCTCTTTccgaaccaccaccaccgcccCCGTTGCCGCCGCAGCTACAGACTCCTCCGACTCCTTTTTCACACTTTCCTCCGAGTCCTCCGGCAGCCTCTCGACGGCGTCTGAGTGCTCCGGTGGCGACCCAATCGAGAGAATGATTCAAGAGCTGAGGTCCGCGAAGAGGCTCCGCTTCGAACCCACCGGAAAATCAAGCTCGATTGTGGAAGAGGAGACCGTATCGGCGCCGTTGAATGAAGGGACGAGGGTGATGTCGATGGATTCCGATGACCCCTATTCGGATTTTAGGAAATCGATGGAGGAGATGGTGGAAGCTCATGGAATGAAGGATTGGGAGAGTTTAGAAGAGCTATTGAGTTGGTATTTGAGAGTTAATGGGAAAAAGAACCATGGATTTATTCTTGGAGCTTTTGTTGATTTGTTGGTTTCTCTTGCAATGGCGgcggcttcttcttcttcttcttgttcatcatcttcttcctcattgtgttgttgttcttcttcttcttctttacctTGTGTATCCTCATCCATGGAGATTGAGGAAATCACTTCATTAGATGAACATCATCATCATGTTTTCTCTTAA